The Cyprinus carpio isolate SPL01 chromosome A19, ASM1834038v1, whole genome shotgun sequence genome has a segment encoding these proteins:
- the LOC109111686 gene encoding protachykinin-like: MKFLLPSVVIFFVLCQVFGEESGPKEDLDYWTGSNQIQDELLQADPFREILRRMTRKPRPHQFIGLMGKRSSANAQITRKRHKINSFVGLMGKRSQEEEPESYEWGTVQIYDKRR, from the exons ATGAAATTTCTTTTACCTTCggtagtgattttttttgttttgtgccaaGTTTTTGGAGAAGAATCGGGTCCAAAAGAAGACCTTGACTATTGGACAGGCAGCAATCAGATACAG GACGAGTTGCTTCAGGCGGATCCCTTCAGAGAGATACTAAGACGCATGACGAGGAAACCCCGACCTCATCAGTTCATTGGTCTGATGGGCAAACGGTCCTCTG CAAATGCACAGATTACACGAAAAA GGCATAAAATCAATTCTTTTGTGGGGCTGATGGGTAAAAGAAGCCAGGAGGAGGAGCCAG AATCATATGAATGGGGAACAGTACAGATCTACGACAAAAGGCGTTAG